TCTCGGACCCGATCTCGGCGGCCAGGGCTACGGGCAGCTCAAGCTGGCGCTGCTCAACGAGATCCTCGGCCGATCCCAGTGGGCGCCGATCGTCTTCGGTTGCCAGGCACCCGACACCGGCAACGCCGAGATCATCGCGCACTACGGCACGGACGAGCAGAAGGAACGCTATCTGCGACCGCTGCTCGACGGCGAGGTGTTCTCCTGCTACTCGATGACCGAACCGCAGGGCGGAGCCGACCCCACCCAGTTCAGGACCAGCGCCGTGCGGGATGCGGATGGGTCGAGCTGGATCATCAATGGCTACAAGTTCTTCTCCTCCAATGCCGGCACCGCCTCGTTCCTGATCGTGATGGTGGTGACCAACCCGGATGTCAGCCCCTACCAGGGGATGTCGATGTTCCTGGTGCCGACCGACACGCCCGGGGTGACCATTGTGCGCAACTCCGGGCTCTACGGTGAGGCAGACGGCGACGGGTCGCATGCGCTCATCCACTACGACAACGTCCGGGTGCCCGATTCGGCGCTGCTCGGCGGGGAGGGACAGGCCTTCGTCATCGCCCAGACCCGGTTGGGCGGCGGCCGCATCCACCACGCGATGCGCACCATCGGCCTGGCGCAGAAGGCGCTGGACATGATGTGCGAAAGAGTGCTGTCCCGGTACACCGCGGGCAGCCTGCTCGCCGACAAGCAGACGGTGCAGGGCTACATCGCCGACTCCTACGCCCAGCTCAAGCAGTTCCGGCTGATGGTGCTCTACACCGCGTGGGAGATCGACAAGTACAACGACTACAAGTTGGTGCGAAAGGACATCGCGGCGGTGAAGGTGGTCATGCCGACCGTGCTGCACGACATCGCCTGGCGCGCAATGCAGGTGCACGGCGCCCTCGGCGTCACCAACGAGATGCCGTTCCTCGGCATGGTGACCGGGGCCGCGGTGATGGGCCTGGCCGACGGACCCACCGAGGTACACAAGACCACCGTCGCCAAGCAGGTACTGCGCGGTTACACCGGCACCGACGGACTGTGGCCCACCGAGTGGCTGCCCGGCAAGCGGGACGCCGCGCGGGCCCGGTTCGCCGAGTACCTGGAGATGGAGGCGGGCAACCTGTGAGCGACAACCCACCGGTGATCGACGTTGCCCGCCTTGCCGATTGGATGGATGATGCCGGCCTTCCCGGCAAGGGTGCGCCGTTGCAGGCCCGCTTCCTGTCCGGTGGCACCCAGAACGTCATCTACGAACTCACCCGCGACGACCAGCGCTGCGTCATCCGGATGCCACCGCGGGGAGCACCCGCGGATCGCGACAAGGGCATCCTGCGTGAGTGGCGCATCATCGAGGCACTCGACGGCACCGACGTGCCGCACACCAAGGCCATCGGGGTGTGTGACGATGCCGGCGTGCTGGGGCGGCCCTTCTATCTGATGGGTTTCGTCGACGGCTGGTCCCCGATGGATCAGCACGGCATCTGGCCGGAGCCCTTCAACAGCGATCCCGATACCCGACCGGGCCTGAGCTATCAACTGGCCGAAGGTATCGCGCTGCTGTCCAAGGTCGACTGGAAGGCGAAGGGACTGCACGACCTGGGGCGCCCGGACGGGTTCCACGAGCGTCAGGTGGACCGCTGGATCGGGTTCTTCGAGCGCATCAAGAAGCGCGAGTTGCCCGGGCTGGAGACGGCGACGGCATGGCTCAAGGCGCACAAGCCGCTGGACTTCATCCCCGGCCTGATGCACGGCGACTACCAGTTCGCCAATGTCATGTACAAACACGGCGCGCCGGCGCAGCTGGCCGCGCTGGTCGACTGGGAGATGGGCACCGTCGGTGACCCCAAGCTGGATCTGGGCTGGATGGTCCAGAGCTGGCCGGCCGACGAAAACGACACCGCCGCGATGAATTACGTCGACATGCGCGGCGCGCCGTCGCGTGACCAGGTGGTCGCGCACTACGCCGAGGTTTCCGGCCGCCAGGTCGACGACCTGGACTACTACCTGGTGCTGGCCAAATGGAAGTTGGCGATCGTGCTGGAGCAGGGATTCCAGCGCGCCGGCGATGACGAGAAGCTGCTGGCCTTCGGGCCGGTCGTCACCGACCTGATGCACTCGGCCGCCGAACTGGCCGAGTCCACCGACTACCGGTGAGAGCCGCGGTCTGCCCGGCCCACGGGCCACCCGAGGTGGTCCGTGTCGAGGACCTCCCCGCCCCCGCCCTTGCCGACGGGCAGGTGCGCGTGCGGGTCACCGCCGCCGCGGTGAACTTCCCGGATGTGCTGCTGGTCGCCGGCCGGTACCAGGTCACGGTGCCGCCGCCGTTCGTCCCCGGCAGCGAGTTCGCCGGCGTGATCACCGAGACCTCCGGTGACACCGGGGATTTCGCCGTCGGCACCCTAGTGACCGGTACCGGGATGTTCGGTGCCTTCGCCGAGCAGGTGTGCACCCCGACCGCGACCCTGACGCCGGTCCCCGACGGCGTCGATGCGCACACCGCGGCGGCGTCCGGGGTGGCATTCCGCACCGCCTATCACGCGCTGCGGTCGGTGGCCCGGATACAACCCGGCGATGAGGTGATCGTGCTCGGCGCCGGCGGCGGGGTCGGGCTGGCCGCGGTCGCGCTGGCCACCGCGCTGGGCGCCCGGGTGACCGCCGTCGCGTCTTCGGCGGCCAAACTCGACGCGGCCGCCCGGCACGGCGCGGCGGAGGTGATCGATCACCGCCGTACCGATGTGCGCACAGCGCTCAAGCAGGCGCTGCCCGCCGGCGCGGCGGCCGTCCTCGATCCGGTCGGCGGTGATCTGTCCGAACCGGCGTTGCGCGCGCTGCACCGCGGTGGCCGGTTCGTCACCATCGGGTTCGCGTCCGGGACCATCCCCCAGATCCCGTTGAATCTGGTTCTCGTCAAGGGTGTTCAGATCGTGGGGTTCCAGTTCCAGGACATCGACGCACAGGAGTTCACCCGCAACGAAGCCGAGCTTGCGGACCTGCTGAGCTCCGGTGCGGTGGCCCCGCATATCGGGGCGAGGTTCCCGCTGACGGAAACCGCCGCGGCGTTGCGCCATGTCGCCGACGGACGTGCGATCGGCAAAGTGATCATCGACATCGGAGGACAGTGATGCGTATCGGCCTGATGGTGGGCTCGGATCGGGAGCGTGCCCGCGCCGACCGGTTGACCGGGTTGCTCTCCGACGCGGTCGCCGCGGAGTCGGCCGGATTCAGCTCGTTCTGGTTCCCTCAGGTCCCCGGATACCTCGACGCCCTGACCGCGATGGCCCTGATCGGCGCGCGCACCTCGCGCATCGAACTCGGCACGGCGGTGGTGCCGATCCAGACCCGCCATCCGATGATCCTGGCCCAGCAGGCCCTGACCACCCAGTCCGCGTGCGGGGGCCGGTTCACCCTCGGCATCGGGCCATCGCATGACTGGATCATCAAGGGCCAGTTGGGGTTGTCCTACGACCGGCCGGCCGCGCTGGTGCGCGACCACCTCGACGTGCTGCTCGCGGCGTTTGCCGGACCGGGAACGGTGGACGTCGACAACGATGCCTTCGCGGTGCACAGCCCGGTGGACGTCACCGATGCGACGGTGCCGGTGCTGCTCGCCGCGCTCGGTCCGACGATGTTGCGGATCGCGGGCGAACGCGCCGAGGGCACCATCCTGTGGATGGCCGACCAACGGGCGATCGGCGAGCACATTGCTCCCCGGATCAACAACGCCGCGGAAGCGGCCGGACGCGCCCGTCCCCGGGTCGTTGCCGGCGTACCGGTCGCCGTGTGCGCGCCCGGGGAGGTGGACGACGCTCGTTCCCACGCGAGCGAGGTGCTCGGGCATGCGCATCTGTCGCCCAACTATGTGCGACTGCTCGAGCACGGCGACGCCGAGGATGTCGGCGACACCATGGCCGCCGGTGACGAGGCCGCGGTGCTGACCTGTCTGCGGGGTTACCGCGACGCGGGCGTCACCGACCTGGCCGCCAGGATCGTCCCGATCGGTGCCGATGCTGCCGCACGGCAAGCCTCCCGCCGGCGTACTGCGGACTTCCTGGCCACCCTCGGCGACCTCGGCGACCTCTAGATCACGAAATCAGCTGGCGGGAACCAGATCTGCGGCCACCGACGGACAGGACATCACGCCACAGCGGAAGGCCTCGGTGCGGTCGACCGGTCCCGAGGTCCCGGCCGCGGCCAACGCCTGGGCCTTGAATGCCCGCGCTGCGGCACTGAGCTCGTGCTGCACCAGATCGACGGTGCTGTCCAGTTCCTCGGGCCAGCTGTCACCCCACAGCGTCACCTCGGTGAGCCCCTGGTCCAGAGCACCGAGGACACCTTCCCGGACCCGTTCGTCGCTGACGAAGAGGTCCGCGGCGACCGCCACCGTCTGCGGGTGCGGCCGTTCCTCCCACAGTCGCATCACCGTCTCCAGGTCCGCGGTGTCCACGCCGAGGATCTGCAGCGGCCGGATGTCGTCATCACCGGTGATCATCACCGTGACATCCCAGCCGGCCATCACCCGGTCGACGAGCCAGCCACCGGCATTGCGCACCACTTCGGCCACGCTGGGCGCGACCACGTCGAGTCGGTACCGCATGTCTAGCTCCTCCCGGTCGCTGCGAAGTCGCGCCTCAGCGACTCCGTGTATCCCTTGAACACTGCGGCGAGCGGAAGTGAAGGATCGAGTAGCCATGCGGTCTCCATTCCATTGACGAAGGCGAGAATCTCCACGGCCTTGGTGGCCGGGTCGAGGTCTGAGCGGTAGCGGCCGTCGGCCTGGCCCCGCCGGATGCCGTCGGCGACGATGTCCACGGCCGCCTGCTGGCGGGCCACCAGGCGGTCGTGCAGTGGCGCGTCGGGCTGGATGTTCTCCACCAGCAGCACGGTGAAGGTGCCGACCAGTTGCGGCGCGCGGTCGAAGCGCTCGGCCACCCGGCCGATGTTGGCGATCAGATCGCCCCCGCGGTCGGCGTGGGTGTCGTCGTCGAAGTCGCGGGCATCCAGGACCGCATGCAGCAGCGCTTCCTTGGATTCGAAGTGATGCAGCAACCCTGCGGCGCTGACACCGGCCTCTCTGGCGATCTGCGCCAGCGAGGTGTTCCGCCAACCGTTCCGGGCCAGCAGACTCTCCGCGGCAGCCAGTATCCGCTGCTTGCGATCCTCACCCTTGGCGAGCAGCGACTCGTAGGGGCGCGCCCCTGACGTCGCAGATATCGCTGTCACCGAACTCCCTGTCGCAGCCGATCAACCAACCAACTGAACACACAGTAGGTTGGTTGAGGGGCTTGTGACAAGGGTCTCACTTAACAAATTTATTGACAGGTGTCACGCTGCTGGTCAGGCGCTCAGCAGCGCCTCAGCGAAGGCTATAGGCCGAGCGATTTCGCGATGATCACCTTCATGACTTCACTGGTTCCGGCGTAGATCCGGGCCACCCGGGCGTCGGTGTAGAGCCGGGCGATCGGGTACTCCATCATGTAGCCGTACCCGCCGAAGAGCTGCAGGCAGCGGTCGATCACCCGGGCCTGCATCTCGGTGCAGAACAGCTTCACCCGGGCGGCGTCCGGCGCCGAGAGCTCCCCGTCCACGTGCAGGCTGACGGCACGGTCCAGCATTGCCTGGGCCGCCTCCACCTCCGTCGAACAGGCCGCGAGTTCGAACTTGGTGTTCTGGAACGACGCGACCGGCGTCCCGAATGCCTTGCGGTCCTTGGTGTAATCGATGGCCGCGGCGATCGCCGAGCGGGCCTGCGCCACCGAGCCGACCGCCACGGTGAGCCGCTCCTGAGCCAGGTTGTGGCCGAGGTAGCTGAACGCCTCCCCCACCTCACCGAGCACGTTGGTCGCCGGCACCCGCACGTCGACGAACGACAGCTCTGCGGTGTCCTGCACCTTGCAGCCCATCTTCTCCAGCTCGCGGCCGCGGGTGAATCCGGGCATCCCGTCCTCGACGACCAGCAGGGTCAGGCCCTTGCGCCGGTTGTCGGGATCGGTGGAGGTGCGGGCCACCACGACGACGAGGTCGGCCTGCATACCGCCGGTGATGAATGTCTTGGCGCCGTTGACGATCCAGTGGGGGCCCTCAGAATCAACACCGCGAACCGCGGTGGTGCGCATGCCGGCCAGATCGGATCCGGTGCCGGGCTCGGTCATCGCCACCGCGGTGAGCAGAGTGCCGTCGGCGAGCCCGGGGAACCAGCGCTTGCGCTGCTCCTCATTCGCGTAGTGCAGGAAGTACGGCAGGATCACCTCGAGCTGGGTGCGCACCGTGGACAGCGTCACCAGCGCCCGGGCCGCCTCCTCCTGCAGCACCACGTTGTAGCGGTAGTCCGGCGCCCCGCCGCCGCCGTACTCCTCGGGGATGGCCATGCCCAGCATGCCGAGGGAGCCCATCTTCTCGAAGACCGCCCGCGGCATCCGGCCGCCCTTCTCCCACTCGGGATAGGCGGGCACCACTTCCTTCTCCACGAAGTCCCGCGCGAGTTCGCGGAACGCCTCATGGTCTTCGGTGAACAGATTGCGTTGCACTTCGCAGCCTTCCGACTAGGAGACGAGCTCGACCAGCGTGGCGTTGGCGGTTCCGCCACCCTCGCACATGGTCTGCAGGCCGTAACGAATGTTGTTGTCGCGCATGTGATGGATCATCCGGGTCATCAACACCGCACCCGAGGCGCCGAGCGGGTGGCCCAGCGCGATGGCACCGCCCAGCGGATTGAGCTTCGCCTCGTCGACGCCGGTCTCGGCCAGCCAGGCCAGCGGCACCGGGGCGAAGGCCTCGTTGACCTCGAAGACGCCGACCTCGTCGATCGTGACGCCGGACTTGTGCAGCACCTTCTCGGTGGCCGGGATGGGGCCGGTCAGCATCAGCACCGGGTCGGCCCCGGTCACCGCGCCGGCCCGGTAGCGCACCAGCGGGGTGAGGCCCAGGTTCAGCGCCTGGTCCGCGGTCATCACCAGCAGCGCGGCCGCGCCGTCCGAGATCTGCGATGAGTTGCCGGCGTGGATGACGCCGTCGTCGGTGAAGGCCGGCTTGAGTCCGGCCAGTTTCTCGACGGTGGTGCCGCGGCGGATGCCCTCGTCATTGGTGATCACGTCGGAATCGGTGAACACCGGCACGATCTGGTCGATGAACGCGCCGGCGTCCTGCGCGGCGGCGGCGCGCTCATGCGACTGCGCCGAGTACTCGTCGCAGCGGGTCCGCGACAGGTCCCACTTCTGGCAGATCAGTTCCGCCGAGATGCCCTGGTTGAAGGAGAAATCGTCATAGCGGGCAAAGACCTTCGGCCCATAGGGCTGGCCGGTCGCCCGCGCGGAACCCAGCGGAACGCGGCTCATCACCTCGACGCCACCGGCGACCACCACATCCTGCTGACCGGACATGACGGCCTGCACCGCGAAGTCCAGCGCCTGCTGGCTGGATCCGCAGGCCCGGTTCACCGTGGTCCCGGGGATGCTCTCCGGCCAGCCCGCCGCCAGCACCGCGTAGCGTCCGATGTTGCTGGACTGATCGCCGACCTGGGAGACACAGCCCCACACCACATCGTCGATGAGGGACGGATCGACTCCGGATCGCTCGACGAGTTCGTTGAGCACCAGCGCCGACAGGTCGGCGGCGTGCTGATCGGACAGCCCGCCGTTGCGCTTGCCCACCGGGGTGCGCACGGCTGAGACGATGACGGTTTCGCGCATGAGTTGCTCCTACTGTGTCGTTCCCCCGGGTCGCTCCGCCCCTGCCCGCGAGGAGGCGGGCGGCACGGCCCAGGTTCCGGTGAATTCGGGGTCCCGTTTGGCGGCGAACGCCGCGTAGGCCTCCCCCGAATCGGCTGTGGCGAAATTGCCGGGCTGGGCGCGGGCCTCGTTGCCCAGCGCCTCGGCGAAGGTGGCGGTGGCGCCGTCGTTGAGCAACGCCTTGCTCTGCGACAGCGCGAACGGGGGGCCGTCGGCCAATCGCTGCGCCAGCGCGTCGACGAAACCGTCGATCGCGTCGGCCTGCTGCACCCAGGTCACCAGCCCGAGTTCATGCGCCTCCGCGGCGTCGATCATATCGGCCAGCAGCACAAGGCGTTTGGCCTGTTGCAGACCGACGATCTTGGGCAGTAGCCAGGAGCCGCCGAGGTCGACCGAGAGTCCGCGCTTGGCGAAGATCTGACAGAACTTCGAGTCGGGTGTGGCGACCACCAGATCGCAGCCGAGCGCCAGGTTCCAGCCCGCCCCGACCGCGACGCCGGTGACCTTCGCGATCGTCGGCACCGTCAGATTGTGTAATGCCAGTGCCACATCGGTGAGCCGCTGCAATTTGCGCCGGGGATGAACGGTCTCCCCGGTGCCGATATCGGCTCCGGAGCAGAACGCGCCGCCGGCCCCGGTGAGCACCACCGCGCGCACGGTGTCGTCGGTGTCCGCGGCGCGCAGCGCCGCCGCCAGCGCGTGCCACAGTTCGACGTCGATGGCGTTCTTGCGGTGCGGCCGGTTCAGGGTGAGGGTGCGGACCCCGTCGCGGTCCTCGATGAGCAACGAGTCACTCATGGGGATACACCGGTCCGATCGCCCCTTCGCCGCGCATCTCGTCGAGTTCCGCTGCGCTATAACCGAATTCGCCGAGCACCGCATCGGTGTGCTGGCCCAGTCCGGGCACCGCGCCCATGCCCAGCTCGACGCCGCTGATGACCGGGGGCGGTAACAGTGCGGCGATCTCGCCATTGGGTGTGTCGACCTGGCGCCAGCGGTCACGCGCCTTGAGGTGGGGGTGCGCAATCACCTCGCTGGGCTTGTTATAGCGCGAGTTGCCGATCCCGGCTGCGTCGGCGGTCCGCTGAATGTCGTCGAGATCGTGTTGTGCGCACCAGGATTCGATGGCCGCGTTGAGCTCGTCGCGGTGTCGGCAGCGGTCGGTGTTGGTCGCGAAGCGCGGATCGTCGGCGAGGTCGGGACGTTCGATGATCTCGCGGGCCAACCGCTGCCACTCCCGGTCGTTGGTGGTGCCGAGCACCACCGTCTGACCGTCCCGGGTACCGAACGAACCGTACGGTGCGACCGCCGGTGAGCTCATGCCCAGCGGTTCCTGGTCGATCCCGGAGTGCTGGGTGTAGGTCAGCTGATAGCCCATGATGTCGGTCATGGTGTCGAACAGGCTGACCGCGACCGCCGGTGCCGCCTCGGTGGAGCCGGTGCGGGCCCGGCCCAGGAGCAACGCCATGATCGACAGTGCCGAGTACAGACCGGTGGTGATATCGGCGACCGGTGCGCCGGGCTTGGCCGGCATCCCCGGATACCCGGTGGCGGCGCAGGATCCCGACTCCGCCTGTACCAGCAGGTCGTAGGCGCGCTTGTCCGACAGCGGACCACCGGGGCCGTAACCGTCGATCTCGACCGGGATCACCTGCGGGTGGCGCTCACGCAGATCTGCGGGCCCCAACCCGAGTCGTGCGGTCGCGCCGGGGGCGAGGTTGGACACGAACGCATCCGCACCGTCGAGCAACCGGTGCAGGACTTCCATCCCGGCCGGAGATTTCAGGTTCAGGGTGACCGATTCCTTGCCCCGGTTCGCCCAGACGAAATGCGCGGCCTGGCCCAGCACGACGTCGTCGTAATCGCGGGCGAAGTCGCCGCCCTTGGGATTCTCGATCTTGATCACCCGGGCGCCGAAGTCGGCGAGCACCCGGGTGCACATCGGCGCGGAGACCGCCTGCTCCATGGCGATGACGGTGATACCGGCCAGCGGGCCCGTAGGCGTCGACTCGCTCAACATGACCACCGTTCGCTCGTGAACTCGCTCACCCGGTCACATAACCATGCCGGGACGGCGCCTGGTGAGGCGGGTGATCGCGGGTCGCGGGAAAGCATGGGCGGGCCGTCCGATGACGGCTGATCGCGGCATCACGCGTCAGTAGCTCTTCGGCAGGCCAAGGACATTCGCGGACAGGAAGTTCAGGATCATCTCCTGGCTCACCGGCGCGATCTTCATCAGGCGGGACTCCCGGAAGAACCGGGAGATGTTGTACTCCTCGGAGTAGCCCATCCCACCGTGGGTCTGCAACGCCCGGTCGGCGGCCCCGAAGCCGGCGTCCGCGCACAGATACTTGGCCATATTGGCCTCGCGGCCGCAGGACCGGCCATTGTCGTACAGCCAGGTCGCCTTGCGCAGGATGAGTTCGGCCGCGTCCAGGCGCGCCAGCGAATCCGCCAGCGGGAACGCGATGCCCTGGTTCTGCCCGATCGGCCGGTCGAACACCACCCGCTCGTTGGCGTACTTCACCGCCCGGTCCAGCGCCACCCGCCCGATGCCGAGCGCTTCCGCGGCGATCAGCATCCGCTCCGGGTTGAGCCCGTGCAGGATGTAGGAGAAGCCCTTGCCCTCCTCACCGATGCGGTCCTCGACGGGGATGCGCAGGTCGTCGATGAACACCTCGTTGGAGCTGACCGCGTTGCGGCCCATCTTCTTGATCGGCCGAATGTCGACATGGTCGCGGTCGATGTCGGTGAGGAACAGCGAGAGCCCCTCGGTCGGCTTGCCACCGCGGCGCTCCACGTCCTCGCGGGACTCGGTGCGGGTGAGCAGCAGGATCTTCTCCGACTCCAGCGCCTTCGAGATCCACACCTTGCGGCCGTTGACGACATAGCTGTCACCATCGCGCTTGGCGAATGTGGTGATCCGCGAAGTATCGAGTCCGGCACCGGGTTCGGTGACGCCGAAGCAGACGTGCAGATCGCCGTTGACGATCCGGGGCAACGTCGCCTTCTTCATCTCCTCAGAGCCGAACACCACCACCGGCTGCATACCGAAGATCGACATGTGGATGGAGCTGGCGGCATTCATGGCTCCGCCGGAACGGGCCACCTCCTCGGCCAGGATGGTGGCCTCGGTGATACCCAGACCGTGCCCGCCGTACTCCTCGGGGATGGTCATGCCCAGCCAGCCGCCGGCGGCGATCGCATCGTAGAACTCCTGCGGGAACTCGTGCGCCTGGTCCTTTTCCATCCAGTAGTGGTCGTCGAACCTGGATGCCAGTTCGGCCACCGATTTCCGGATCAGCTGCTGATCTTCGGTGAGTTCGAAGTTCATTCCC
This region of Mycolicibacterium diernhoferi genomic DNA includes:
- a CDS encoding TetR/AcrR family transcriptional regulator → MSATSGARPYESLLAKGEDRKQRILAAAESLLARNGWRNTSLAQIAREAGVSAAGLLHHFESKEALLHAVLDARDFDDDTHADRGGDLIANIGRVAERFDRAPQLVGTFTVLLVENIQPDAPLHDRLVARQQAAVDIVADGIRRGQADGRYRSDLDPATKAVEILAFVNGMETAWLLDPSLPLAAVFKGYTESLRRDFAATGRS
- a CDS encoding phosphotransferase family protein — its product is MDDAGLPGKGAPLQARFLSGGTQNVIYELTRDDQRCVIRMPPRGAPADRDKGILREWRIIEALDGTDVPHTKAIGVCDDAGVLGRPFYLMGFVDGWSPMDQHGIWPEPFNSDPDTRPGLSYQLAEGIALLSKVDWKAKGLHDLGRPDGFHERQVDRWIGFFERIKKRELPGLETATAWLKAHKPLDFIPGLMHGDYQFANVMYKHGAPAQLAALVDWEMGTVGDPKLDLGWMVQSWPADENDTAAMNYVDMRGAPSRDQVVAHYAEVSGRQVDDLDYYLVLAKWKLAIVLEQGFQRAGDDEKLLAFGPVVTDLMHSAAELAESTDYR
- a CDS encoding enoyl-CoA hydratase/isomerase family protein is translated as MSDSLLIEDRDGVRTLTLNRPHRKNAIDVELWHALAAALRAADTDDTVRAVVLTGAGGAFCSGADIGTGETVHPRRKLQRLTDVALALHNLTVPTIAKVTGVAVGAGWNLALGCDLVVATPDSKFCQIFAKRGLSVDLGGSWLLPKIVGLQQAKRLVLLADMIDAAEAHELGLVTWVQQADAIDGFVDALAQRLADGPPFALSQSKALLNDGATATFAEALGNEARAQPGNFATADSGEAYAAFAAKRDPEFTGTWAVPPASSRAGAERPGGTTQ
- a CDS encoding NADPH:quinone oxidoreductase family protein; translation: MRAAVCPAHGPPEVVRVEDLPAPALADGQVRVRVTAAAVNFPDVLLVAGRYQVTVPPPFVPGSEFAGVITETSGDTGDFAVGTLVTGTGMFGAFAEQVCTPTATLTPVPDGVDAHTAAASGVAFRTAYHALRSVARIQPGDEVIVLGAGGGVGLAAVALATALGARVTAVASSAAKLDAAARHGAAEVIDHRRTDVRTALKQALPAGAAAVLDPVGGDLSEPALRALHRGGRFVTIGFASGTIPQIPLNLVLVKGVQIVGFQFQDIDAQEFTRNEAELADLLSSGAVAPHIGARFPLTETAAALRHVADGRAIGKVIIDIGGQ
- a CDS encoding CaiB/BaiF CoA transferase family protein, whose protein sequence is MSESTPTGPLAGITVIAMEQAVSAPMCTRVLADFGARVIKIENPKGGDFARDYDDVVLGQAAHFVWANRGKESVTLNLKSPAGMEVLHRLLDGADAFVSNLAPGATARLGLGPADLRERHPQVIPVEIDGYGPGGPLSDKRAYDLLVQAESGSCAATGYPGMPAKPGAPVADITTGLYSALSIMALLLGRARTGSTEAAPAVAVSLFDTMTDIMGYQLTYTQHSGIDQEPLGMSSPAVAPYGSFGTRDGQTVVLGTTNDREWQRLAREIIERPDLADDPRFATNTDRCRHRDELNAAIESWCAQHDLDDIQRTADAAGIGNSRYNKPSEVIAHPHLKARDRWRQVDTPNGEIAALLPPPVISGVELGMGAVPGLGQHTDAVLGEFGYSAAELDEMRGEGAIGPVYPHE
- a CDS encoding acyl-CoA dehydrogenase family protein, which translates into the protein MAWDFETDPEFQELLDWADAFVRDEVEPLDLIWPHLQFTPLDDARRRVVDPLKEQVRRKGLWATHLGPDLGGQGYGQLKLALLNEILGRSQWAPIVFGCQAPDTGNAEIIAHYGTDEQKERYLRPLLDGEVFSCYSMTEPQGGADPTQFRTSAVRDADGSSWIINGYKFFSSNAGTASFLIVMVVTNPDVSPYQGMSMFLVPTDTPGVTIVRNSGLYGEADGDGSHALIHYDNVRVPDSALLGGEGQAFVIAQTRLGGGRIHHAMRTIGLAQKALDMMCERVLSRYTAGSLLADKQTVQGYIADSYAQLKQFRLMVLYTAWEIDKYNDYKLVRKDIAAVKVVMPTVLHDIAWRAMQVHGALGVTNEMPFLGMVTGAAVMGLADGPTEVHKTTVAKQVLRGYTGTDGLWPTEWLPGKRDAARARFAEYLEMEAGNL
- a CDS encoding thiolase family protein, with translation MRETVIVSAVRTPVGKRNGGLSDQHAADLSALVLNELVERSGVDPSLIDDVVWGCVSQVGDQSSNIGRYAVLAAGWPESIPGTTVNRACGSSQQALDFAVQAVMSGQQDVVVAGGVEVMSRVPLGSARATGQPYGPKVFARYDDFSFNQGISAELICQKWDLSRTRCDEYSAQSHERAAAAQDAGAFIDQIVPVFTDSDVITNDEGIRRGTTVEKLAGLKPAFTDDGVIHAGNSSQISDGAAALLVMTADQALNLGLTPLVRYRAGAVTGADPVLMLTGPIPATEKVLHKSGVTIDEVGVFEVNEAFAPVPLAWLAETGVDEAKLNPLGGAIALGHPLGASGAVLMTRMIHHMRDNNIRYGLQTMCEGGGTANATLVELVS
- a CDS encoding TIGR03564 family F420-dependent LLM class oxidoreductase yields the protein MRIGLMVGSDRERARADRLTGLLSDAVAAESAGFSSFWFPQVPGYLDALTAMALIGARTSRIELGTAVVPIQTRHPMILAQQALTTQSACGGRFTLGIGPSHDWIIKGQLGLSYDRPAALVRDHLDVLLAAFAGPGTVDVDNDAFAVHSPVDVTDATVPVLLAALGPTMLRIAGERAEGTILWMADQRAIGEHIAPRINNAAEAAGRARPRVVAGVPVAVCAPGEVDDARSHASEVLGHAHLSPNYVRLLEHGDAEDVGDTMAAGDEAAVLTCLRGYRDAGVTDLAARIVPIGADAAARQASRRRTADFLATLGDLGDL
- a CDS encoding acyl-CoA dehydrogenase family protein; protein product: MQRNLFTEDHEAFRELARDFVEKEVVPAYPEWEKGGRMPRAVFEKMGSLGMLGMAIPEEYGGGGAPDYRYNVVLQEEAARALVTLSTVRTQLEVILPYFLHYANEEQRKRWFPGLADGTLLTAVAMTEPGTGSDLAGMRTTAVRGVDSEGPHWIVNGAKTFITGGMQADLVVVVARTSTDPDNRRKGLTLLVVEDGMPGFTRGRELEKMGCKVQDTAELSFVDVRVPATNVLGEVGEAFSYLGHNLAQERLTVAVGSVAQARSAIAAAIDYTKDRKAFGTPVASFQNTKFELAACSTEVEAAQAMLDRAVSLHVDGELSAPDAARVKLFCTEMQARVIDRCLQLFGGYGYMMEYPIARLYTDARVARIYAGTSEVMKVIIAKSLGL
- a CDS encoding acyl-CoA dehydrogenase family protein, giving the protein MNFELTEDQQLIRKSVAELASRFDDHYWMEKDQAHEFPQEFYDAIAAGGWLGMTIPEEYGGHGLGITEATILAEEVARSGGAMNAASSIHMSIFGMQPVVVFGSEEMKKATLPRIVNGDLHVCFGVTEPGAGLDTSRITTFAKRDGDSYVVNGRKVWISKALESEKILLLTRTESREDVERRGGKPTEGLSLFLTDIDRDHVDIRPIKKMGRNAVSSNEVFIDDLRIPVEDRIGEEGKGFSYILHGLNPERMLIAAEALGIGRVALDRAVKYANERVVFDRPIGQNQGIAFPLADSLARLDAAELILRKATWLYDNGRSCGREANMAKYLCADAGFGAADRALQTHGGMGYSEEYNISRFFRESRLMKIAPVSQEMILNFLSANVLGLPKSY